A region of Marnyiella aurantia DNA encodes the following proteins:
- the rpoC gene encoding DNA-directed RNA polymerase subunit beta', with the protein MSNKNKSSRFNKITIGLASPESILQESRGEILKPETINYRTHKPERDGLFCEKIFGPVKDYECACGKYKRIRYKGIVCDRCGVEVTEKKVRRERIGHINLVVPIAHIWYFRSLPNKIGYLLGMPSKKLDMIIYYERYVVIQQGIAKKADGSDFDPMEFLTEEEYLDVLETLPPDNQYLDDADPNKFLAKMGAEAVEELLKRIKLDELSFDLRHKAHNEGSKQRRTEALKRLNVVEALRGANTRMINRPEWMVMRVLPVIPPELRPLVPLDGGRFATSDLNDLYRRVIIRNNRLKRLLEIKAPEVILRNEKRMLQESVDSLFDNTRKSSAVKSESNRPLKSLSDSLKGKQGRFRQNLLGKRVDYSARSVIVVGPNLKLHECGIPKDMAAELYKPFIIRKLIERGIVKTVKSAKRIIDRKEPVVYDILENVMKGHPVLLNRAPTLHRLGIQAFQPKMIEGKAIQLHPLVTTAFNADFDGDQMAVHLPLGPEAILEAQLLMLGSQNILNPANGSPITVPSQDMVLGLYFMTKQLDSTDTMKVKGEGLAFYSPEEVEIAYAEGQISLNAKVRCRLPVKENGEIVTRLIDTTVGRILFNQIVPKESGFINELLTKKSLRNVIGRVLADTDFPTTVRFLDDMKDLGYDNAFRGGLSFSLGDIVIPEEKKTMVAQAVENVDEIKANYNMGLITDTERYNQVIDVWTNTNAGLTEMIMSRMKTDQGGFNSVYMMLDSGARGSKEQIRQLSGMRGLMAKPQKAGSTGAEIIENPIVANFKEGLSILEYFISTHGARKGLADTALKTADAGYLTRRLVDVAQDVIITQDDCGTLRGTEVSPLKKNDEIVERISERILGRVSLHDVYHPETDELLVHADTIINEALAKLVEEAGIETVEVRSPLTCETKKGICAKCYGRNLATGKPIHMGEAVGVIGAQSIGEPGTQLTLRTFHQGGTAGNVSENPSIVARRDGIVEMDEVRTVTSENEEGKKAEILVSRSTEFRLVADNELRTPLMITNVPYGSELLVKPGDKVKKGDVIAKWDPYNAVIIAESAGKVEYEDIIQGVSFQLEIDEQTGFEEKVISESRNKKAVPTLKVVDAKGVEQRAYNLPVGAHLMVNDGEKIKAGKVMIKIPRKSAKAGDITGGLPRVTELFEARNPSNPAVVTEIDGVVSYGKIKRGNRELIVEAKTGERKIYLVKLSKQILVQENDFVTAGSPLSDGSVTPDDILKIKGPTAVQEYLVNEIQEVYRLQGVKIDDKHFEIIVRQMMTKVEIVDGGDTQFLEGALEHKFDFLEENNRVFGLKVVTEAGDSKELKPGQMITARELRDENSKLKREDLTLVEVRDALPATATPVLQGITRAALQTKSFMSAASFQETTKVLNEAAVSGKVDYLTGLKENVIVGHRIPAGTGLKDYQNVIVGSRKEFEDIN; encoded by the coding sequence ATGTCAAATAAAAATAAATCAAGTAGATTTAATAAAATCACCATCGGTCTTGCATCGCCGGAATCTATCCTGCAGGAATCCAGGGGAGAGATCCTGAAGCCCGAAACAATTAACTACAGAACCCACAAGCCTGAAAGGGACGGTCTGTTCTGCGAGAAAATATTCGGACCTGTGAAGGATTACGAATGTGCCTGCGGAAAGTATAAGAGAATCCGTTATAAGGGTATCGTTTGTGACCGTTGTGGTGTTGAAGTGACCGAGAAAAAAGTACGTAGAGAGAGAATTGGACATATCAATCTGGTAGTTCCTATCGCTCATATCTGGTACTTCCGTTCCTTACCGAACAAAATCGGATACCTGTTAGGGATGCCGTCCAAGAAGCTGGACATGATCATATACTATGAAAGGTATGTGGTAATTCAGCAGGGTATTGCCAAAAAAGCCGACGGTTCTGATTTCGATCCTATGGAATTCCTTACAGAAGAGGAATATCTTGATGTTCTGGAAACACTGCCACCGGATAACCAGTACCTTGATGATGCTGACCCAAATAAATTCCTCGCGAAAATGGGTGCCGAGGCTGTAGAAGAGCTTCTGAAAAGAATCAAACTGGACGAGCTTTCCTTTGATCTGAGACATAAAGCGCATAACGAAGGTTCCAAGCAAAGAAGAACTGAAGCCCTTAAGCGTCTGAATGTTGTTGAGGCTTTAAGAGGAGCAAACACAAGAATGATTAACCGTCCGGAATGGATGGTAATGAGAGTTCTTCCTGTTATACCACCGGAACTGAGACCATTGGTTCCTCTGGATGGAGGACGTTTTGCAACTTCCGACTTAAATGACCTTTACAGAAGGGTAATTATCCGTAACAACCGTCTGAAGAGACTTCTTGAAATCAAAGCTCCGGAAGTTATCCTTAGAAACGAAAAAAGGATGCTTCAGGAATCTGTGGATTCACTTTTCGATAACACCAGAAAATCTTCTGCTGTAAAATCGGAATCCAACAGACCACTGAAATCTCTTTCCGACTCACTGAAAGGTAAGCAGGGACGTTTCCGTCAGAACTTACTTGGTAAGCGTGTGGATTACTCAGCGCGTTCGGTAATTGTTGTAGGACCAAACCTGAAACTTCACGAGTGTGGTATCCCTAAGGATATGGCAGCCGAACTTTACAAGCCGTTCATCATCAGAAAACTGATTGAAAGAGGAATTGTAAAGACTGTAAAATCAGCAAAAAGAATCATCGACAGAAAAGAACCTGTTGTTTATGATATCCTGGAGAATGTAATGAAAGGCCACCCGGTTCTTCTGAACAGGGCACCTACTCTTCACAGACTCGGTATCCAGGCGTTCCAGCCAAAGATGATCGAAGGAAAAGCTATTCAGCTTCACCCATTGGTTACTACGGCATTTAATGCGGATTTTGATGGTGACCAGATGGCGGTACACTTACCGTTAGGCCCTGAGGCTATTTTGGAAGCTCAGCTTTTGATGTTAGGTTCTCAGAATATCCTTAACCCTGCAAACGGTTCCCCAATTACGGTACCTTCTCAGGACATGGTATTGGGTCTGTATTTCATGACCAAGCAGTTAGACTCTACGGATACAATGAAAGTGAAAGGTGAAGGTCTTGCCTTCTATTCACCGGAAGAAGTAGAAATCGCATATGCTGAAGGTCAGATTTCACTTAATGCCAAAGTCAGATGCCGTCTTCCTGTTAAAGAAAACGGTGAGATCGTAACAAGACTGATAGACACAACTGTAGGTAGAATTCTTTTCAACCAGATCGTACCTAAGGAGTCAGGTTTCATTAACGAACTCCTAACCAAGAAGTCGCTGAGAAACGTTATTGGCCGAGTACTGGCTGATACGGATTTCCCAACCACGGTGCGCTTCCTGGACGATATGAAAGACCTTGGTTATGATAACGCCTTCCGCGGTGGACTTTCGTTCAGCCTTGGTGATATCGTGATCCCGGAAGAAAAGAAAACGATGGTTGCACAAGCTGTTGAGAATGTTGATGAAATTAAGGCCAACTATAATATGGGTCTAATTACAGATACAGAAAGATATAACCAGGTAATTGACGTTTGGACAAACACCAACGCCGGATTAACAGAGATGATTATGAGCAGGATGAAAACCGACCAGGGTGGGTTCAATTCGGTTTATATGATGCTTGATTCCGGAGCAAGGGGTTCCAAAGAGCAGATCCGTCAGCTTTCAGGTATGAGAGGTCTGATGGCGAAACCGCAAAAAGCCGGTTCTACAGGTGCCGAGATTATTGAAAACCCGATTGTGGCAAACTTTAAGGAAGGTCTGTCCATCCTGGAGTACTTTATCTCTACCCACGGTGCACGTAAGGGTCTTGCAGATACCGCACTTAAGACGGCGGATGCTGGTTACCTTACACGTAGACTTGTAGACGTTGCTCAGGATGTGATCATTACTCAGGATGACTGTGGAACTCTTAGAGGTACAGAAGTTTCTCCGCTGAAGAAAAATGATGAGATCGTTGAAAGAATTTCCGAGAGAATATTGGGTAGGGTTTCCCTGCACGATGTGTACCATCCGGAAACTGACGAACTTTTAGTTCATGCCGATACCATCATCAACGAAGCATTAGCTAAACTTGTTGAAGAAGCAGGTATTGAAACAGTAGAAGTAAGGTCACCACTTACCTGCGAAACCAAGAAGGGAATCTGTGCCAAGTGTTACGGACGTAACCTGGCAACAGGTAAGCCAATTCACATGGGTGAAGCAGTAGGTGTAATCGGTGCTCAGTCCATTGGTGAACCGGGAACCCAGCTTACACTTAGAACCTTCCACCAGGGGGGAACTGCGGGTAACGTTTCCGAAAATCCATCCATTGTTGCACGTAGAGACGGTATCGTGGAAATGGACGAGGTTAGAACAGTAACTTCTGAAAATGAAGAAGGCAAGAAGGCAGAGATCCTTGTTTCACGTTCTACTGAATTCCGTTTGGTAGCCGATAATGAACTTAGAACTCCACTTATGATTACCAACGTCCCTTACGGATCCGAATTACTGGTGAAGCCGGGCGATAAGGTGAAAAAAGGCGATGTAATTGCGAAGTGGGATCCATATAACGCGGTAATTATTGCAGAATCTGCCGGTAAGGTAGAGTACGAAGATATTATTCAGGGTGTATCCTTCCAGCTGGAAATTGATGAGCAGACCGGATTTGAGGAGAAGGTAATTTCTGAATCCCGTAATAAGAAAGCGGTACCAACACTGAAGGTAGTAGATGCCAAAGGAGTTGAGCAGCGCGCTTATAACCTTCCGGTAGGTGCCCACCTTATGGTAAACGACGGTGAAAAGATTAAAGCCGGTAAGGTTATGATCAAGATCCCAAGAAAATCTGCGAAAGCGGGTGATATTACCGGTGGTCTTCCTAGGGTAACTGAACTTTTCGAAGCCAGAAACCCATCCAACCCAGCGGTAGTAACCGAGATTGACGGTGTGGTATCTTACGGTAAGATCAAAAGAGGTAACCGCGAACTTATCGTGGAAGCTAAAACAGGCGAAAGAAAGATTTATCTTGTTAAACTTTCCAAGCAGATCCTGGTACAGGAAAATGACTTTGTAACTGCAGGGTCACCACTTTCCGACGGTTCTGTAACTCCGGATGACATCCTGAAAATCAAAGGACCTACAGCAGTACAGGAATATCTGGTGAATGAAATTCAGGAGGTATACCGTCTGCAGGGTGTGAAGATTGATGATAAGCACTTCGAGATCATTGTACGTCAGATGATGACGAAAGTAGAGATTGTGGACGGTGGCGATACCCAGTTCCTGGAGGGAGCCTTAGAACACAAATTCGACTTCCTGGAGGAGAACAACCGTGTATTCGGACTTAAGGTAGTGACTGAAGCGGGAGATTCCAAGGAATTGAAGCCGGGACAGATGATTACTGCCAGAGAACTTAGAGACGAAAACTCCAAGCTTAAGCGCGAGGATCTGACTCTTGTTGAGGTTCGTGATGCTCTTCCTGCAACTGCAACTCCGGTTCTTCAGGGAATCACGAGAGCGGCACTGCAAACGAAGTCATTCATGTCGGCAGCATCGTTCCAGGAAACTACAAAAGTGCTGAACGAAGCGGCAGTATCCGGAAAAGTGGATTATCTGACCGGCCTGAAAGAAAACGTAATTGTAGGACACAGAATTCCTGCAGGTACAGGTCTTAAGGATTATCAGAACGTTATCGTAGGATCCCGCAAGGAGTTTGAGGATATCAACTAA
- a CDS encoding DUF3467 domain-containing protein — protein sequence MDNNQNQNQDPNNININLNEMVAAGVYCNLALVNHSPSEFVLDFIQLMPGVQQANVRSRVILAPLHAKRVLSALQQNIANYEQQYGEIKEVEPFVLGQNNNVQA from the coding sequence ATGGACAACAACCAAAACCAAAATCAGGACCCAAACAACATCAACATTAACCTTAACGAAATGGTAGCTGCAGGTGTATACTGTAACTTAGCATTGGTAAACCACTCACCTTCTGAGTTCGTACTGGACTTCATCCAGCTTATGCCGGGTGTACAGCAGGCAAACGTAAGATCTAGAGTGATCCTTGCACCTCTGCATGCAAAGAGAGTACTTTCTGCACTTCAGCAAAACATCGCAAACTACGAGCAGCAGTACGGCGAAATCAAAGAAGTTGAGCCTTTCGTATTAGGACAGAACAATAACGTTCAGGCATAA